Genomic segment of Chloroflexota bacterium:
GATGTTGGGCAGCTCGGCCCGGATGGCCTCCGCCACTTTGGCATCCTCCTGGTTCATCAGGGTGACGATCCCCAGGCTATCCCGTTGATCCAGATCCATGGAGGCGGGATTGCGCGCCTCCGTCAGCCATTGCGACATCTCCCTCTCATGCACGGTTCGATTCCTCCCAGGCTAACAGCGCGGCCCCCTCCGCCGGGGTTCGCGTCGGGATGATGAAGTGGGCGAATGGGGCTACGGCGAGCACTGCTGCACGCATGGGCGACTGGATCAGATCGCCAGCCCGCCACACCGATCCGGACAGGACCAGGTCGAATCGCTGATCCTGCAGCCGCAATCGCCGGATGACCGCCAGCGCCGAGTCGGCCAGATGTTGCCCCGCCCGCCGCAGGATATCCCGGGCCACGTCGTCGCCCAGGCGGGCTACCTCCGCGACGACCGGGGCCAGCGCGGCGAAGCGATGCCAGGTAAAAGGCTGATCGTACGTCCACGGGATCAGATCCTCGGGTGTCTTCAGGCCCAGGCGAGAGAGCACATGCTCCGTCAGGGCCGTGGCCGGGCCGCGTCCGTCCGCCGCACACACGACGGCGTGCAGCGCCTCCATCCCGATCCAGAAGCCGCCGCCGTAGTCGGCCAGGAGCGCGCCCCATCCGGCCGCCCGGGCGGAACGCCCATCGCGATCCACGCCATATGCGATGGTGCCGGTGCCCGCGATGACCACGACGCCCAATAGTCGACCCGTCCCCGCCGCCAGCGCTCCGGCGGCGTCGTTGTGAATGACCAGGCGGGGGAACGGGTAGATGGCTCGCATCATCCTTTCGATCAAAGCCCGATCCTCGGGCCGGCCCACACCGGCCATGCACAGGGCCAGACAGACCACGTCCCGGTATGTGGCGTCCGCCTGATCCAGCGCTCCCGTGATCGCCTCGCGCAGGGCGGTCGCGGCCGCCTCCTGCCCCACGGCGTGATAGTTGGAGGAGGGGCCACGACCACGGCCGAGCACTTGGTGCGCTTCGTCCATGACCACGGCTTCCGTTTTCGTCCCGCCGCCGTCCACGCCTATGACGACCCGTCGTCCCATCGGTGAACTCCAGGTGATGTGTCGTTGTGCTTATCCCCGTCGGGCGTTCCCTCTTCGGCCCGCTGGCGTGATCTGCCCCAACACGACCGGCCGCTGGGCTCCTGTGACGGCGGGCAGGTTGCCGGGGCGCCCGTGCCAGGTCTCGTATGCCAACACGGCGAAGGCGATGGCCTCCTTGGCGTCGGAGTCGATCCCTATATCCTCATGGGTCATCACGCGCGCGGGGGCCAGCTCCTCTCGTAGCATCTCCATCAGCACGGGATTGCGAGCGCCTCCTCCTCCCACGATGACCTCTTCCACAGGCCGGGGGAGGAAGCGGTGGTAGGCATCGGCGATGCTCCGTGCCGTGAACGCTGTGAGCGTCGCCACGATGTCGGCCGGCGCCAGGCCGCGCGCACGCGCCGCGGCCCACGCGGACTCGAAGAAGTCCGCCCCGAACAGCTCCCGTCCGGTGGACTTCGGCGGCGGCTGTCGGAAGTAGGGATGCGCCAGCCACTCCTCCAGCAGCGCCTGATCTACCCGGCCGCGGCGGGCCAGATCCCCATCGCGATCGAAAGTCTGTCGGCCGCGCGTCGCCCGTGCGGCCGCTGCATCGATCAGCATGTTGCCGGGGCCGGTGTCGAACGCGATCACCCCGCCGGGGTCGTCATCCGGCGGCAGGAAGGTGACGTTGGCGATCCCGCCGATGTTCTGCACGGCCCGGACTCGAGAGGGATGGCGTAACAGCAGCCAGTCCACGTAGGCGACCAGCGGCGCCCCCTGGCCTCCCGCCGCCACGTCGCGAGCGCGAAAGTTATGGATCGTGGTCACCCCGGTCCGCTCGGCAATCACTGCCCCTTCGCCCAATTGGAGCGTTCCTCGCACGTGTCCCTGCTCGTCGACATCGTGCCATATCGTCTGGCCGTGGGAGCCGATCAGGTCCACCTGATCCGGCGGGAGCCCGGCGTCCGCGATGGCCTCCAGCGCCGCCCGGGCGAACCCCTCTCCCAGATCGAAGTGCAGTCGGCACAGCTCATCGGCGCCGGCCCGGCCGGGCTGGCATGCCTCCAGGATGCGTTGGCGCATATCGGGCGGCCATGGCGTCGTGCGGAAGGCCAACAGACGCACCTGCAATCGTGGCGGCGCTCCCTCAATGTTCACCACGGCCGCGTCGATCCCGTCGGCCGACGTGCCGGACATCAACCCCACGACGATCATCGCTCGTCCACCAGCCTCTTGTAGAAGATCAGCTCGGTGATCCCGGGGACCACGTAGTCCGGGATGGCGCCCACCTGTCGGTATCCCAGCTTGCGGTAGAACGCCTGCGCGGCCTCGTTGAAGTCGGAGGTCAGCAGGAACACCGAGGACGACTGCCGCCGAATGACCGCCTCGGCGGTGAGCATCAGGCGTGTGCCGATTTCCCGGCCCCGAAACTCGGGGAGCACGCCGAGGAGTCGGATGTATCCGCTATGGGCGAAGGTTCCCTGCGTCAGGAACCAGACGAACCCGGCTATTTGGTCTCCCACCAACGCCACGTGCAGACCTTCTCCCCGATGCAGTGCTTGCTCCAGGGAGAGGAGCGCTTGCTCCTCGGAGACGCCGTATCGCTGCCATAGCGGATCCTGGGCGATGAACCGGGCCAGCTCGGGCGTGTCTTGTAATGTCATGGGGAGCACTTCGATAGGGATCACCTCTCGCCTATCCTTTGCAGAGATCATCTGGCGGACCTCCCCTCGATCGTCTGGACGATGGCGTCGTGCATGGCCGGGCGAAAGCTCGTGATCGCCTGAGGATCGCGCCCGTAGTATACCCGATTGGTCATCAGGCTCACCACCAACTGCCGGTCCGGATCGACCCATAGCGACGTACCGGTATAGCCGGTGTGCCCAAAGCTGTTCGGGCCGAAGCGTTGTCCGCTGGATGAGCCGGCCGGCGATCGTCGCATCCAGCCCAGGCCCCGGACGTTCTCCCCGAAACGCACCTGCTCCCGGGTCATCTCCTGCACCGTCTCCGACGCCAGGAGTTGCATCCCTTGCCAGCGCCCCTCGTCCAGGTAGAGCTGTCCCAGCCGCGCCACCTGTTCCGCTGTGGCGAACAGCCCGGCGTGGCCGGCCACGCCACCCAGGCCGGCCGCGTTCTCGTCATGTACCTCGCCTCTCAGGCGCCGTCGTCGCCAGGCGCAGAACTCGGTGGGGACGCAGCGCGAGACCTCAGCGCGATGGGGCATGTCCAGCGGCCGGAAGCCGGCATCCGCCATGCCCAGTGGATCCAGGACCAGCATCCGCATGGCGTGATCCAGCCGCCGGCCGGTCAGGCGAGCGATGGCCTCTCCCAACAGGATCAGCCCCAGATCGCTGTAGATCAGGGATTCGCCCGGGGGATAGGCGAAGGGATAAGCGCAGATCGCCTGGATCCCCCGGCGGATGCGCTCCTCGACGGTGGGACGCCCCATGGGATGCCCGGGCGGGGGAGGGACCGGCCCGGCTGCCCGGTAGATGCTCCTCCAGGCGGCGAGGCCGGAGGTGTGCGTCAGCAGGTGGCGAAACGTAACCTGGCGCGCGTCCACCTCTGTCCCGGCGTACGCCGGATCGGGCGGCGTGGGTTGCTTGGAGAGCGGGTCCTCCGCGCCGCCGATGGGGCGCGTCCCACCGAACTCGGGGATGATCTCGCATACCGGCTGATCCAGCCGGGCGCTGCCAGCCTCCACCAGGCGCAAGAAGGCGGTCGCCGTGAACAGCTTGGTCACCGATGCCAGGTCGAACAGCGCGTCGGGCGGCGTCGGCAGGTCCGCCTGATCGGGATCTAGAACGCCATAGGCCCCCTCGAACGCCGTTTGGCCCCGGTGACGAACGTGCAGCGCGATCGCCGGGGCGACCCGTCCGGTGCCTTCCTCGAGGATGCGCGTTACCTGTGCCCAGCTCATGCCCTGTCTCGCCTCAGAGTGTGTCTGAACTTTCACTGGCAAAGTGCCTGAGAACATCCCTCAACTGCGTGCTCCGCAGGGGGAGGTGTGGAAGGGATCTCCCACCACAGAAACCCTGCTTTCCCAGCTTACACCTGCCTCACTCGGCCCTTTCCGCAGAGGTTTGGGCTGAGGCCGGGCAGGTTGGAGGTGGGAGAAAGGCTTTTTTCGGAGGAGCGAAGCCCCTCCGGGCCTCCCCATGGCAGGAGCAACGGGGGTTCCCAGACGCGCTCTCAGTCCGGATAGATCAGGAACGGGCGACGGGCCTCCATGAAGGCGTCCACATCGGATTGCCAGCGGGCGACGATCGTTTCCACTTGCTCGCCTTCTTCCAACGCCTCTCGCACCCAGGCGTTGCCCGCCAGCAGGTCGAAGTGTGGTGGACGTCCCTCCCAGCTCGTGCCTCGCCATTCGAAGTGTTGTGGATACATCGCTCGCACGGTGGCGATCATGTGCAGCCCTACCCGGATAGGAGCGCAGCGATCGAGGTCGAGGATGTGGACCTGAACGCCGCCGCACGCTTCGTCGGCCCACTTGCCGGAGCATGGGGTAAAGCGGATGGGGCGGAATCGCACCCCCTCCAGCCCCAGCCCGTTCAGCGCGCTGGCTAGGTCCCATGCGCTGGGCGTCCCGGCCTCGCCGATCCACGGTGCTCCCATGATCTGGAAGGGAAGGGCTGTGCCGCGCCCCTCGGACAGGTTGGTGCCCTCCAGGAAACAGGTGCCGGGATATGCCCACACCGCGTCCAGGGAAGGGATCCCGGGCGACGGGGGCACCCAGGCCAGCCCGATCTGATGCCAGCGGAGGCCGCGACGCCAGCCGCTGGCCGGCACGACGGTCAGGTCGACCCCCATGTCTCGGGTGCTGTTGAAGTATCGGGCCAGCTCTCCCAGCGTCATGCCGTGCTGCACGGGGATCGGCCAGCGGCCGACGAACGATGAAAATCCCGGCTCCAGTATGGGGCCGTCCACGCGCTGGCCTCCCAATGGATTGGGACGGTCCAGGATCACCACGGGCAGTCCCGCCTCTGCGGCGGCCTCCATGACGTACGTCAGCGTCCACAGATACGTGTAGAATCGCACGCCCACGTCCTGCAGGTCAACGACGATGGCGTCCAGCCCCTCCAGCATCTCAGGCGTGGGGCGTCGCGTCTCCCCATACAGGCTGTGGATGGGCAATCCGGTGAGGGGATCGGTGCCGGAGGGGATGAAGGCGGCGTCGGCGGCCGCGGCGTAAAGCCCGTGTTCGGGGCTGAACAGGGCCGTCAGCCGAATGTCTGGGTGCGCGTGAAGGGCCTCGAGCGTGCTCTCCAGGCTTGCTGTGACGCCGCTGGGGTTCGTCAGCAGGGCGACGCGCTTCCCACGCAGCAGGTCGACCTGTTGGCTCAGGAGAACGTCCACGCCGGGCAATACTTGTGGCGGCATGAGGGGCCTCCTTTGGGTCAGACTAGGGTGCGTGCATGATACCACCAACCGGGATAAAGGCCAATCGTCATTTATTGTCAGCAGGTGGGTCGTATGGTAGAATCCGCGGAGCTATTGGCCGTGCCGGATACGACCTCTTTTCGCCGGTTCCACAAGGTGGGTGATATGCAAGCGATATTGATTCACAACCCCAGCGCTGGCTCAGGCCGGTCGGCTGATGAAATCGATCTGGTGGTGGGCATGTTGCACCGGCGCGGCTGGATCGTGCAGGTCCGGGAGACGCAGCATTCCGGTGACGCGGCCCAACTGGCGCGCGAGGGGGTAGAGGCGGGCTGTGAGCTGGCGCTGGTGGCCGGCGGAGATGGCACGATCAGTTCCGCTATCCAGGGGCTGGCGGGCTCGCATACCGCGCTGGGCGTGCTCCCGGCCGGGACCGGGAACGTGTTGGCCCGGCAGTTGGGGATGCCGGTGCCCCGCCCGTTGCACCCCTCCGTCCTGCGTGAGGCCATGGAGCTTATCCTGGCGGGGCAGCCGCATCTGGTGGACCTGGGGCTGTTGACCAACGAGGCCACGGGGGAGCAGGGCCGCTATTTCCTCTGCTGGGCGGGCATCGGCATCGACGCCGCGATCACCCAGGAGGTGGAGCTGTTCCCCCAACTGAAGCGACGGCTGGGGTTCGGCGCGTTCGCCCTGTCGGCGTTGCACGTGTTGCGCCATTACGCGGGCACGAGAGCAGAGCTCATCGTCGATGGGAAAAGGGTGCCACCTCGCCGAATGGTGCTGGCCGTCGCCAGCAATATGGAGCTGTACGCCGGGTTCCTGCACATCTCGCCGGACGCGCACCTGGACGATGGCCTGCTCGATTTCAGTTGTTTTCACGGGGATCGCTGGTTCGACACGATCTACCATGGGCTGATCATCTTCCTGCGTCGCCACGTGCGAGACCCGCGGGTCAGCATCTATCGGGCGCACACGATCGAGGTCGATACGGCTCGGCCGTTGCCCGTCCATGTGGATGCCGAACCGTTCGGCACGACGCCGGTGCATATCCGGGTCGTCCCCCGTGCTTTGCGATTGATCATTCCGCCCACGGCACCGGCTCATATCTTGTCCCGGACTGCGGCGCAAGAGCAGGAGCCCGTGCACGCGTAGCGGACATGACGGCCGTACACGCTCGTACACGCGAACACAGGGATGAGGGGGGTTATGGCAAACATCTGGATATGGATCATCTTTAATCTCTTCGTCATCTTGATGCTGGCTTTGGATCTGGGCATCTTTCATCGAAAATCCAAGGAGATTGAGGTTCGGGAGGCGTTGTTGTGGAGCGCCTTCTGGGTCGCCTTGTCCCTGGCGTTTAACGTGGGAATCTATTTCTGGCAAGGCCCGGAGAAGGCTCTGGAGTTCCTCGCCGGGTACCTGATCGAGAAGTCCTTGAGCGTGGATAACATCTTCGTGTTTCTGCTCATCTTCTCCTATTTCGGCGTGCCCCCTCGCTATCAGCATCGAGTCCTCTTTTACGGGATCCTGGGGGCCCTGGTGATGCGTGGGATCTTCATCGCCGCCGGGGTCACCCTCGTCGAGAAATTCCACTGGACGATCTACGTGCTCGGGGCCTTCCTCGTGTATACCGGTATCCGCATGGCCATCGAGAAGGATAAGGAGATCCATCCGGAGAAGAACCCGGTGATCCGGGCGTTCCAGTGGATCCTGCCGGTCACGCCGGAGTATGAGGGGAGCAAGTTCTTCGTCAAGCGGGCGGGAAAATATCTCGCCACGCCGTTGTTCGTGGTTCTCCTTGTGGTGGATACCGCGGATGTGATGTTTGCTGTGGATTCCATTCCGGCCATCCTGGCCGTTACGTTAGATCCTTTCATCGTGTACACGTCCAACGTGTTCGCGATCCTGGGGTTGCGGGCCCTCTACTTCGCTCTGGCCGGGATCATGCGGCTGTTCCACTATCTCCACTATGGGCTCTCGCTCATCCTCGTCTTCATCGGCGTCAAGATGCTGATCGCCGAGTTCTACAAGGTGCCCATCGGCGTCGCCCTGGGGGTGATCGCCGCAGTCTTGACGGCCTCCGTCGTTGCCTCCCTCATCTGGCCGCAAGAGAAGGAGGAGACGCCCACTCCATCGATGCACGGTCGACATACGGTCGTACAGGTCTCCTCCGGCCAGGGGGAGTGATGATCTGGGCCGTATGAGGTAGAGAGCGGATGTCATTACCCGTCTATACCGTCTCCCAACTTACGGGCTATATCAAGGGCCTGTTCCTCCAGGATGATCGGCTGCAGGACATCTGGGTGGAAGGGGAGATCAGCAATTTCTCCCGTGCGGCCTCCGGGCATTGCTACTTCACCCTGAAGGATGCCTCCGCCTCGCTGAGCTGCGTCATGTGGCGGCAGCAGGCCGCCCAGCTTCCCCGAGACCCGCGCAATGGCGATGCCGTGCTGGTCCATGGGTATGTGTCCGTTTACGAGCAGAGGGGCGTCTACCAGCTTTACGTGGACCTGTTGCAATCGGCGGGGCTGGGCCGGCTGTACCTGGAGCTCGAGGCTTTGAAGGCCCGTCTGGCGGCCGAAGGGCTCTTCGCGGAGGAGCGAAAGCGCCCGATCCCCCCGTGGCCCCAGCGGATTGGAGTGGTCACCTCGGCGGACGCGGCCGCCCTGCGCGATATCCTGCGCACGCTGGCTGCCCGTTATCCGCTGGCGGAGGTGATCCTGTCCAGCACGCTGGTGCAGGGGGAGGAGGCACCCGCGCAGATCGTGGAGGCTTTGGCCAGGGTCCACCGCTGGTCGCGGGAGCGAGAGCCCGTCGACGTGATCATCCTGGCGCGCGGCGGCGGAAGCCTGGAGGAGCTGTGGGCGTTCAACGATGAGCGGGTGGTGCGGGCCATCGTGGCCTCTCCCATCCCGGTGATCAGCGGTGTAGGACACGAGACGGACTTCACGCTGGCGGATTTCGCGGCCGATCGACGGGCGCCGACGCCCACCGGCGCGGCCGCCATGGCCGTGCCGGATGCTCAGGAGCTGGCGCGGCAGGTCCGGGCGCTGCGCGATCGGCTTGTCGTCCTGGTGAATGGCCGGTTGCTCGAGAGCCGAGAGCGGATCGAGCGGTTGGAGCGCTCCCTGCGGCGGGCCTCTCCGTTGGCCGTGATCGCCGATCGACGGCAGCGGGTGGATGAGCTCGCTCGCGCGCTGCAGACGCAGTTCCTGCATGGGTTGGAGCTGCGCCGGGCGCGGGTCGAGGGGATGCGCGCCCGATTGGAGGGGCTCAGCCCCGTGGGCGTGCTCCAACGGGGATACGCCATCGTGCGCCAGGTGGATTCGGGACGGATCGTGCGCTCCGTTCGGGAGGCGGTCCCTGGCCTGGGGTTGCGCGTGCGCGTGGCGGATGGCGAGTTCGGCGCCCACGTGGACTCGGATGGAGGGTGAGAGGGCGAAGTATGGAAGAGAAGGAAAAGTTGACCTTTGAGGAGGCGTTCTCGCAACTGGAGGAGGCGGTGCGGCGTCTGGAGGAGGGCGGCCTCACTCTGGAGGAATCGCTGGCGTTGTACGAGCGGGGAATGGAGCTGGCCGCGCTGTGCGCGGAGCGGCTGGATCAGGCGGAGCTGCGCGTGCGTCAACTCATGCCCGCGCCCGACGGCGAGCTGACCGCTGAGCCTTTCGAGGGGTGGCAGGACTCGTGAATGTATTGGTGGCGAAGTCGGGCGTGTGGCAGAATTCCGCCCTCTGGTTGCCCCTGGCCTCCGGTGCACTGGTTCAGCTCATCAAGTTCCTGGTCTTCTGGGTTCGCAAGCGTCGTATCGACTTTCGCATCTTCGTTCAGGCAGGAGGCATGCCCAGCTCCCACTCGGCCATGGTGACCGCTCTGGCGACGGTCGTGGGAGTGCGCGATGGGACGGACTCCACCATCTTCGCGTTGACGTGCATCATGGCCGCTATCGTCATGTACGATGCCGCGGGGGTGCGCCGCGCGGCGGGGCGTCAGGCTCGCGTGTTGAACCACATCCTGGAGGACCTGTATCAGGGGCGCCCCGTCGCGGAGGAGCGATTGCGTGAGCTGCTGGGGCACACCCCGATCGAGGTGATCGTGGGCGCCCTGCTGGGGTTCATATTCACGTGGGGATGGCTGCGATGGATGTAAGCGGCCTTCGGACGCGATGAGAGGCCGGCGATCACCGGCCCCTCATCCCCTTGCGATCCTCTCCTCCTTCTCGGCCTACTGGCGTCGTCGGCGCATTCCCGCCACTCCGCCAGCCAGGACGAGCCCTATCGTCACCAGCGCCATCGCCCCCGGCGCTCCCGGGGATTGGGCGCTGGCCGAAAGCGAAGCCAGCGTCACGGCCGTCGGTATGCCGCCGCTCACCCAGTAGTCCTCGACCTCGCCGTTGTTCCACAGCCCTGTGTAGGTCAGGGCCCCGTTGGGGTTGTCCTGGGTGAACCGGAAGCGAGCGTAGATCCGCTTGCTCGCCGCCCCGCTGGGGACGGGGAAGCACAGGTTGTTGGTGCCGGCCGTGACGGCCTGATCGAAGAAGACCCGCTCGCCGCTGTCATCCCAATCCCCATCACCGTTGAAGTCGAACCAGGCGTTCAGGTATCCATCCACGGAGACGGAGACGTCGATGCAGTTCTGCTGCCCCGGGGTCAGCGCCGCCGGCAGGGTCACGCCGTCCTCGTCATTCGCCCCGTTCAGGTCATCCCCCACGGCATCCCCATGAGGCTGTCCGTCCGATTCGGAGTCCACGGAGTTCCCCATGTAGACTCCGGGCACGATGAAGTGTCGGGCCCCATCGTCGCTGAACAGCGTCGGATAGTGGTAGGTCATGCCCAGCTCGGGCAGATATCCCGTGGGGGCATCCCCGAAGTCCCGCTCCCAGCTGACCTGGGAGGTCGCCACACGCGCCCCCTGGGTCGGCGTCGCCAGGACCAGCTTCTGCTTGTCATTGGGCGCCGACACATGGATGTACCGGGTACCCTGCGGGATGATGACGTTCGCCGTCGCCGTGATGGTCGCCTGGAATCCGTTGCTATTCCGGGTAACCGTGATCGTGCCGGTCGCTCCATTGCTACCCGTCGTGGCGGTGCTTGCGCTCAGCGTCCCGCCGGTGACGGAGAGGTTGATCTGTACCCCCGCCACGCCGTTCCCGTTATGGTCGCGGGCGATCACGATGAACTGCACCGTCGTGTCGTCCTGACCGGTGATCTGGATCTCCAGCGTGTCCACAGGGGTGGTCGTCCCGGCGTTGGCGTTCGCGTCGGCCACGATGGCCAGAGCCCGATTTCGGATCTCCTTCGGCTGCGTCTTCGTCACGTCGATCCCGTCGGAGAAGTGCCAGATGGCCACCTGGACCGCCGCCGCCTCCTTCCCCTTCGTGCTCAGCTCGTCCCCTCGGGTCCCATAGGCCACGTGGGGGTAGTAATGGTTCAGGATGTATGTGATCTTGGACGGGGTAGGCCCGTCATCGGTGTAGTTCTGGTTCGTGGCCAGGCGGTGGTTCACGTCGATGCAGTAGAACGACGCTGCATTTCCATCGACCGTGCCCACCAGCGTGCCTGCGAAGACGCTGTTCCCACCGTTGATCTGTGGGTGGGTGACACTGACGCCGTCGCCAGTGCCCGTGACGATGGCGATGGAGCCACCGCTAATGGATCCCTCGCCGATCAGCGGCGGGGTCCCTATCTGCACATCTCCCTTTTCCGTCCCGTCCCCTGCCGATGCAGCCACCGGGTAGGTGATGAGCAGGGATAGTAGAACAGCGGCAAAAACCACTGCCAATCGCGTCCAAACGGAAGTCCGATACATTTCCCAATCTCCTTGCCCTATACGACTCAATCCCAAATAGTTTTCTTACTCATACGAGTCGTAAATGATTTCTGGGCGTCTCCTCCATCTCACTTCTCGTCTGCATTATCCCTCATTTTCAGGGTGGATGTCAATTGCCTTGGCTTACGGTAAGCTTACAGGCAATAATGGGAGCAGTCGGGGTGCTTTTGGCCTGCTTCCGCGCGAACGCGGCGAGAGGACTCGCTTGGCGGTCATGGGTGTAGACATAAGAGGTTGTCGGTTGGGGCGTGGGCGGGGAGGATAGGGGCGCCTTGCCCGCTGATCACGCTCGCGCGTGCGTGGAGCAGGAGGCGGGAGGTTGGAGGGGAGCGCTTCGGACGGCTACCGGCTGGCCTGGGCTGAGGACGTGTGCTCGCCGGGCTCCTGCCGTTCGATCCACAGCACGGCCGCCAGCTCGCTCCCGATCACGCACTCTTCCCCTCCCAGGCCGATCCTCAGCGGGCCGTTGAACGGGGCCCGTGCCAGCAGTCGGATCTCCACACCGGGAAGTAAGCCCAGCTCGGCCAGATAGCGGAGCTTATCCGGATCGTGGGTGCGCACCCGGCTGAGGCGCCCTCGCGTGCCGGGCTCCACGGCGATCAGGCGTACATCGTTCAGGGGCGGCATTTTCCCATCACGGCTGGGGATTGGCTCGCCGTGCGGGCATCGGGTGGGGTGCCCCGTCAGCTCGTCGATGCGGTCCTCCAGCACCTGGTTGATCCCCGGTTCCAGCGCGTCGGCCAGGTGATGGACCTCCTCCCACCCGAAGCGCATGATCTGCACCAGGAATACCTCCGTCAGGCGGTGGCGTCGGATCACCGGCAGGGCAATGCGCTCGCCCTCCGGGGTGAGCCGGACCCCCTGATAGGGCTCGTGAGCGATCAATCCGGCGTCCTTCAGCCGCCGGATCATGCGCGAGGCCGCTTGTAGGGATGTCTCCGCCTGCTCCGCCAATGCGGATAGGGGGACAAAGGGTAGATCTTGTTGGAGTCGGTACACCTCGGCGGCATATCGCCGCATGGCAGGACTGACCATCTCCTCCTCTATGTTTGAACCGCGTTGAAACCTGGTTTCTACGCGATCGAAAGCGAGATTTCATATAGAGGCCTTGACGCTGACAGCGATGACCCGGTAGAGTATAACACGAGTGCAAACGAGTCGCAATAGCAATGACGTAGACGGGAGGAGATGAATGGGATCCGCGTTGCTGATCACGCTGCGAGAGGGTATGGAAGCGGCATTGATCCTGGGGATCGTGTTGGGCGTGTTGACCCGGCTGGGCCAGGATCATCTCAAGCGTTTCGTGTGGATCGGCGCCCTGGTGGCGAGCCTGCTCAGCCTGGTGGCCGGGGGGATCCTGTATAGCACCGGCGTCGCGTTCGAGGGGAGGTGGGAGGAGGCCTTTGAGGGGGCGACGATGCTTCTGGCCGCCGGCTTCCTCACCTGGATGATCTTCTGGATGAGGCGTTACGGACGTGAGCTGGCCCATGCCCTGGAGATGAACGCCCGCCGGGCCGTCTCGACGGGAGGCCGGGCGCTTTTTGGCATCTCGTTCTTCGCCGTGCTGCGCGAGGGGCTGGAGACAGCCCTTTTCCTGACCGCCGCCGCGTTTCAGGGGCACGCGCTGGCGACGCTGGGGGGAGGGGTGGCCGGGCTCGTGTTGGCGATCCTGTTGGGTGTGTTGATCTTCAAGGCCGGTTTGCGTTTGAACATCAGCATGTTCTTCCGCGTGACGGGGTGGCTCCTGCTT
This window contains:
- a CDS encoding anhydro-N-acetylmuramic acid kinase, whose product is MIVVGLMSGTSADGIDAAVVNIEGAPPRLQVRLLAFRTTPWPPDMRQRILEACQPGRAGADELCRLHFDLGEGFARAALEAIADAGLPPDQVDLIGSHGQTIWHDVDEQGHVRGTLQLGEGAVIAERTGVTTIHNFRARDVAAGGQGAPLVAYVDWLLLRHPSRVRAVQNIGGIANVTFLPPDDDPGGVIAFDTGPGNMLIDAAAARATRGRQTFDRDGDLARRGRVDQALLEEWLAHPYFRQPPPKSTGRELFGADFFESAWAAARARGLAPADIVATLTAFTARSIADAYHRFLPRPVEEVIVGGGGARNPVLMEMLREELAPARVMTHEDIGIDSDAKEAIAFAVLAYETWHGRPGNLPAVTGAQRPVVLGQITPAGRRGNARRG
- a CDS encoding GNAT family N-acetyltransferase; translation: MISAKDRREVIPIEVLPMTLQDTPELARFIAQDPLWQRYGVSEEQALLSLEQALHRGEGLHVALVGDQIAGFVWFLTQGTFAHSGYIRLLGVLPEFRGREIGTRLMLTAEAVIRRQSSSVFLLTSDFNEAAQAFYRKLGYRQVGAIPDYVVPGITELIFYKRLVDER
- a CDS encoding diacylglycerol kinase family lipid kinase translates to MQAILIHNPSAGSGRSADEIDLVVGMLHRRGWIVQVRETQHSGDAAQLAREGVEAGCELALVAGGDGTISSAIQGLAGSHTALGVLPAGTGNVLARQLGMPVPRPLHPSVLREAMELILAGQPHLVDLGLLTNEATGEQGRYFLCWAGIGIDAAITQEVELFPQLKRRLGFGAFALSALHVLRHYAGTRAELIVDGKRVPPRRMVLAVASNMELYAGFLHISPDAHLDDGLLDFSCFHGDRWFDTIYHGLIIFLRRHVRDPRVSIYRAHTIEVDTARPLPVHVDAEPFGTTPVHIRVVPRALRLIIPPTAPAHILSRTAAQEQEPVHA
- a CDS encoding DUF1343 domain-containing protein, with protein sequence MPPQVLPGVDVLLSQQVDLLRGKRVALLTNPSGVTASLESTLEALHAHPDIRLTALFSPEHGLYAAAADAAFIPSGTDPLTGLPIHSLYGETRRPTPEMLEGLDAIVVDLQDVGVRFYTYLWTLTYVMEAAAEAGLPVVILDRPNPLGGQRVDGPILEPGFSSFVGRWPIPVQHGMTLGELARYFNSTRDMGVDLTVVPASGWRRGLRWHQIGLAWVPPSPGIPSLDAVWAYPGTCFLEGTNLSEGRGTALPFQIMGAPWIGEAGTPSAWDLASALNGLGLEGVRFRPIRFTPCSGKWADEACGGVQVHILDLDRCAPIRVGLHMIATVRAMYPQHFEWRGTSWEGRPPHFDLLAGNAWVREALEEGEQVETIVARWQSDVDAFMEARRPFLIYPD
- a CDS encoding TerC family protein — translated: MANIWIWIIFNLFVILMLALDLGIFHRKSKEIEVREALLWSAFWVALSLAFNVGIYFWQGPEKALEFLAGYLIEKSLSVDNIFVFLLIFSYFGVPPRYQHRVLFYGILGALVMRGIFIAAGVTLVEKFHWTIYVLGAFLVYTGIRMAIEKDKEIHPEKNPVIRAFQWILPVTPEYEGSKFFVKRAGKYLATPLFVVLLVVDTADVMFAVDSIPAILAVTLDPFIVYTSNVFAILGLRALYFALAGIMRLFHYLHYGLSLILVFIGVKMLIAEFYKVPIGVALGVIAAVLTASVVASLIWPQEKEETPTPSMHGRHTVVQVSSGQGE
- a CDS encoding serine hydrolase translates to MSWAQVTRILEEGTGRVAPAIALHVRHRGQTAFEGAYGVLDPDQADLPTPPDALFDLASVTKLFTATAFLRLVEAGSARLDQPVCEIIPEFGGTRPIGGAEDPLSKQPTPPDPAYAGTEVDARQVTFRHLLTHTSGLAAWRSIYRAAGPVPPPPGHPMGRPTVEERIRRGIQAICAYPFAYPPGESLIYSDLGLILLGEAIARLTGRRLDHAMRMLVLDPLGMADAGFRPLDMPHRAEVSRCVPTEFCAWRRRRLRGEVHDENAAGLGGVAGHAGLFATAEQVARLGQLYLDEGRWQGMQLLASETVQEMTREQVRFGENVRGLGWMRRSPAGSSSGQRFGPNSFGHTGYTGTSLWVDPDRQLVVSLMTNRVYYGRDPQAITSFRPAMHDAIVQTIEGRSAR
- a CDS encoding ATPase translates to MGRRVVIGVDGGGTKTEAVVMDEAHQVLGRGRGPSSNYHAVGQEAAATALREAITGALDQADATYRDVVCLALCMAGVGRPEDRALIERMMRAIYPFPRLVIHNDAAGALAAGTGRLLGVVVIAGTGTIAYGVDRDGRSARAAGWGALLADYGGGFWIGMEALHAVVCAADGRGPATALTEHVLSRLGLKTPEDLIPWTYDQPFTWHRFAALAPVVAEVARLGDDVARDILRRAGQHLADSALAVIRRLRLQDQRFDLVLSGSVWRAGDLIQSPMRAAVLAVAPFAHFIIPTRTPAEGAALLAWEESNRA